Proteins encoded in a region of the Chryseobacterium piperi genome:
- a CDS encoding glutamate synthase subunit beta, whose product MGKTDGFLLYERELPLKLDVEKRLRDYKEFIQKPSDQQLNDQSARCMNCGIPFCQSGCPLGNLIPEFNRAVYQKQWEKAYRILISTNNFPEFTGRICPAPCESACVLGINDEAVTIEEIEKNIVEIAFEQGFAKPRVPKVRTGKKVAVVGSGPAGLAAAYQLNQMGHDVAVLERDSEIGGLLRFGIPDFKLDKNIVERRVQWMKEEGVKFYTGINVGVDYAVEELNRNFDAIVLATGSTVPKDLIIPNRDAKGIYFAMDFLKQSNKKVSGIPFEEKEINAKGKKVVVIGGGDTGSDCIGTSNRQGAEIVYQIYYKPMQPTERDETMPWPTYPALLQITSSHEEGCDRLWSVNSKGFVKDENGNLEGIRLVEAEWAKDSDAGQWNLYTEKLGSEFVLECDLVFIALGYTHVEHKGLVEALDIHLDPKGNLIGNNTEYKTNQTKVFSCGDARKGQSLVVWAIAEGRQCAEKVNEFLKNED is encoded by the coding sequence ATGGGAAAGACAGATGGATTTTTATTATATGAACGGGAGCTTCCCCTTAAATTAGATGTTGAAAAAAGACTTCGGGATTATAAAGAATTCATTCAGAAGCCTTCGGATCAACAATTGAATGATCAGTCAGCAAGATGTATGAACTGTGGGATTCCATTTTGTCAGAGCGGTTGTCCTTTGGGGAATCTGATCCCTGAGTTCAATAGAGCGGTATATCAAAAACAATGGGAAAAAGCTTATCGTATTTTAATATCTACCAATAATTTTCCCGAGTTTACAGGACGAATTTGTCCTGCTCCGTGTGAAAGTGCGTGTGTCTTGGGAATTAATGATGAAGCTGTCACTATTGAGGAAATAGAAAAGAATATTGTGGAGATAGCTTTTGAACAGGGGTTTGCTAAGCCAAGGGTACCAAAAGTAAGAACGGGGAAAAAAGTAGCTGTTGTAGGTTCAGGGCCAGCAGGATTGGCTGCTGCATATCAGTTGAATCAGATGGGACACGATGTTGCCGTTCTAGAAAGAGATTCTGAAATAGGAGGGTTACTACGATTTGGAATTCCGGATTTTAAACTGGATAAAAATATTGTAGAACGCAGGGTTCAATGGATGAAAGAAGAAGGTGTGAAGTTTTATACTGGTATCAACGTTGGTGTTGATTATGCTGTGGAAGAGTTGAATCGTAATTTTGATGCGATTGTCCTGGCAACAGGAAGCACTGTTCCAAAAGACCTGATCATTCCCAATCGCGATGCAAAAGGAATTTATTTTGCTATGGATTTTCTTAAGCAAAGCAATAAAAAAGTGAGTGGAATTCCTTTTGAAGAAAAAGAAATTAATGCTAAAGGGAAAAAAGTAGTGGTAATCGGTGGAGGAGATACCGGTTCTGATTGCATAGGAACTTCTAATCGCCAGGGAGCGGAAATTGTATATCAAATCTATTATAAGCCCATGCAGCCTACAGAGCGGGATGAAACAATGCCCTGGCCTACGTATCCTGCATTATTACAGATAACCTCCTCGCATGAAGAAGGATGTGATCGTCTATGGTCTGTTAATTCTAAAGGATTTGTAAAAGATGAAAATGGAAATCTAGAAGGAATTCGTCTTGTGGAAGCAGAGTGGGCTAAAGATTCTGATGCGGGGCAATGGAACTTATATACTGAAAAACTGGGTTCTGAATTTGTTCTCGAATGTGATCTTGTTTTTATTGCACTAGGATATACACATGTAGAACATAAAGGGCTGGTGGAAGCTTTAGATATTCATTTAGATCCCAAAGGGAACTTAATTGGAAATAATACAGAATATAAAACCAACCAGACTAAAGTGTTTTCCTGCGGTGATGCCAGAAAAGGTCAGAGTCTTGTAGTCTGGGCAATTGCTGAAGGCAGACAGTGTGCAGAGAAGGTTAATGAATTTTTAAAAAATGAAGACTGA